The following DNA comes from Opisthocomus hoazin isolate bOpiHoa1 chromosome 13, bOpiHoa1.hap1, whole genome shotgun sequence.
ggagaagcacagagatgctacaatggaggaaatgctgttgggttgGTGAAAGGAGCCATgagtgtccttggctagaagtgaggtgctgagacctttagaaagagtgagacatttagcagtctgcactgaatccctctgttttcagtaacGTCTGGTTATTTTTCAGGGTAATGCAGCAGTGTGATCACCTTCCATCTCAcaaagaacaagcccagggcaggtcagaagaagtcagagggacagaccagctgccctcactctgcattaagccagaagcaatttcatatgcctcaccagtgtccctctcttctccctgagtgcagcagaaatgctgaaggtgtctgaactccaagaaaactccccaggtaagctgggggagctttatgaaccccaaacttctccaacttttctctgttattgccgttcctagcactgagagtgcagaggctgacaaggtgattttctgtgaggagcggtttcatctgaccaagtcagACACCAGGATAGACCCCTGACACCACtactcccatgagctccttgctgcatagcagggcagactcctcaaAAGGCGGAggacagaggtcctgctccttacagtaccttcagccagcaccaaccagacctcgaacaaggaagctgaaggaagttctcattgaaaatgaatggaaaatgctcagaagttcagcagtattaaagttctaggagtatggctttgcatttccaatgacaaTTCTCctctaacactttattgattcttcctctaatgacaggatcccatgcccaaaGGAAACacctgtccaacagcagctccatcacccagttcctcctcctggcattcgcagacacactggagctgcagctcttgcacttctggctcttcctgggcatctacctggctgccctccttggAAAGACCCTCATCATCACCTCTGTAGCCTGTGACAACCACCTCCAAActcccatgtactttttcctcctcaacctctccctccttgacctGGCATCCATCTCTAtgactgtccccaaagccatggccaatttgctctgggacaccaggaccatctcctatgcaggatgtgctgcccagctctttttggtttccttcttagtagtagcagagcattgtcttctgaccatcatggcctatgaccgatacattgccatctgcaaacccctgcactacaggaccctcctgggcagcagagcttgtgtccacatggcagtagctgcctggagcagtggctttctcaattctctgctgcacactgtcaatacattttcaattcctctctgccacggcaatgctgtggatcagttcttctgtgaaatcccccagatcctcaagctctcctgctcacactcctacctcagagaagttgggcttcttgggtttagtgtttctttatcttttgggtgttttgttttcattgtgctgtcctatgtgcagatcttcagggccgtgctgaggatcccctctgcacagggacggtacaaagccttttccaagtgcctccctcacctggctgtggtctccctgtttttcagcactgcagtgtttgcctacctgaagcctccctccatctcttccccattgCTTGATCTGGTGATTACAGTgctgtactcagtggttcctccagcaatgAACCCCTTcgtttacagcatgaggaaccaggagctcaaagacgcccTGAAGAAGCAAATTCAATCTGTAGTATTTCAACAGCAATAAGGTGCCACATCTCTTCACAAGTGGTTTCCAACATAtctagggaacctcctgtgctttggacattTTACCTGTGACAATTCTGCTTCTCAAGAACCGTGAACCCAGCTTGTCTGACAGAGTTACCTTTGCATATGTGTCTGGCACAGTGGAAAAGGTGCCCTCCCATGCCATGTCTCTGTAATAAACCAGGATTTTCTAAATGCCAGTGTCTCCAGGCTTTGCTCTCTTCccaaagctgaggtcaggaaaaagctgaaaatattctccccatgaggctgtgctgctgtgctggggttctcCATGCACTGAGGGGAGGAGTATATGGGGTGATATGTTAGGGAATAGGActagagtgagctttcactggtgtcctccctgttcagccctatccagcaccagccactcaccaaaggtttatgtgtgagcttttctgcacagcctctttgctcctcccgctgggttcagtgcctgcacagggggaacaaccagcccttctcgacctctctccttgtacagaccctggcagacttcagagcagggatgtctgctAAACCCCACCTGGGATGCAGATAGGGCTGGATAGGTTCCACAGcctgtgggaggctgtttcaagtaggaggaacagaaggggaacagggtaCAAAGAGATGTACTGCAGATTatgagaggcaagctgctcctcacaccaaatacacccttccccatgctgcacctgaacactgcagccatcggaccatgtgtgggacagcagggctgggctgggacaggccagggaactgacaggggccactaagcaccacttgccacggggtgaccacctggaatttgtggctgcaaggagtcaagagcaaagggaagagattcagatttcacatctccaggaatagtactgacgagctggagtgggtttagcaaaggttccccaggacagccatggactggagagcattgcctgttaggagaggctgagggagctgggcttgtcaagcccagagaagggatggctgaggctgacatcatcccagcctgccagtacttacaaggagatcatggagaatacagacccatctcttcaacaagattcatggtgagaagacaaaattcagtgggaggaaggtgaaagaggagaggttcagccaggacagaaggacaagatttttccccaggagctcatccaagtgcaggaacaggtcacccagagaagctgggcagtctctgtccctaggagtttcaaacttggactgaagcaagcattgaactacttggtctgaccaattttcagacaggttgcattgaagatttccttatgtcccatccagctgcagttgtcttcaattcctgcgactatgggccctgtttctaacaggagcagagcagaggtctgtgggacttgagtccttctgtgctgtaagggaccatttacaccaacatctaaacaggggtagagaggctgacaccagagtgtgacttgctctgggcaaagactgagaagtgccaggcaaagaagttttgggacacatagggctctttgcaagacaccaaatgatctatttttaatacctttaggtttttcagatgtcatttaatgacaatgaaaatttctgcaagattaactgaaaacaaagatctaaagcaagaaatatgtcaacacttctcagctttttttcagtctttaggtgtattttgtgacttacttctattaccaatactgtgtctcttatttcatctccctcatcattcaggagttgcTACCACTCCAGATCCAATGGCCATGTCTAAGCATATCTTCTCAGCagacttacatcagtacagagtaggagctgacctgctgcaaggcagctctgtggagagggacatgggtgtcttgatggacaacaagttgagcatgagccagcagtgtgccctggctgccaagaaggccaatgggatcctggggtgcattaagaagagtgtgaccagcaggtcaagggacgttctcctcccctgctaatggagagagtccagcggagggctaagaggatggtgaggggactggaacatctctcctgcaaggagaggctgagggagctgggcttgttcagcctgaagaagagaaggttgagaggggacattagaaatgccactaaatatctgcagggtaggtgtcaggaggatgggaccagactcttttcagtggtgcccagcgacaggactaggggcaacgggcacaaactgaggcacaggaagttgcatctgaacatgaggaagaacttcttccctctgagggtgacggagcactggaacaggctgcccagggaggttgtggagtctccttctctggagatattcaagaccctcctggacgtggtcctgtgcagccatctctgggtgtccttgcttcggcaggggggttggactagatgtcccacagaggtcccttccaacccctactattctgtgattgtgctaaaggcaggaagaagacctgaattattgtggaatagcttgagtttcgaattcgaggcagcagaaggaggacgtgcattccagtgctgggatgcggagagcaatagcagatccaagcaagtctgtggctgtgacatcttgcgtgctagagaagcattaacagggtgttggaaaaaagcagttgctgggaaaccAAGAGACATTGGCATAcccccaggtaaacacagctttttgtttgaagcaacagtgaatgaggacagagggacatcagtaAAGCTTGGGAGATCTGAGGGtcagagtgaggtggggaaatggggcagtagctaaagtctgcaaggaaacaagcacaggcataggacagtgtaacacagcctgtggtggggatgaccaagggccttggtgtggctgggaccaccccctgacaacacaaatgaggtcttcttcagtttggctatggctgctctcccttccactgaggcccatgagaagagaccagtgccttacaacccgagggcattgttgactcctcactcacccctacagagcctgggaggtttcccattgctctcctgcactgaacattccacaccccacatcacactgctccaaagaagagccacgaacaggctgtgaggcaacagacccccattcccaggggatggggatcagggcttggctgtcctgctttgcaaaagacatcaaggccttccacagccacactccacatctgattttccacctgtaaccggtgcctctgacttcttgcttcaccctgggggatgcatcagggatggtcacatcttcttgtaattccctccacgatccctttgcaatgatggtcctcagtggggcatgccgacatccttagaaacttgaacgtctgctgatgaattttacttctctagagacttgttctctgggaagaacttcgcttaaagttctcaatttttctgtggttaactaaagagctttcaggagcgaaagtcaaagtgaaaaaacaacaataagaaaagattttcccccctttttttggattctttacacgttacttggtgtcagcaatctccacctcataataatcctgagcttctcctaaagcagtctgaatatatatgaaaataaaggccctttgtttacgacaatcaagtagtctttgtcccttcccccaaccccaccatctccctcatcaaacacctgggacttcaagaagccttgttccaatctcagcttcctccccttaaggctgtagatacacgtctcagcctgttggcacaaactcccacctgttttacttggagaacgagctgcgtgtagacacagaaggctttttcttaatggtcaacaaataaaaagaaaaaggcatgatttaaagaaaaaaaaaaatcattcctctgctttatattaaatccgctttacccctactgaagtgcactttccacaacagataaccttagaccaacagaaaacaccttctgtgtcaagcacagaccccaagatccccccgaacactgtcccctgtcccagactctgtcgatatttcttctttgcacacaacaagctgcccactaaagtcactagctccctcgattcatagggcgaagaaaggagaagtgctctcttttgcacagccaaatctgcactaatcccaatattttgaggttacagggactttaccaagtgtaccctgcagcatctaccaccactcatttctttattttctgcagggtaaactacatgtgtctccaaagtaggggaaggcagagaacagagttatctcatctggtgttggacaccttgcactcaattgcccaggcttccctttctagtcaagagaaaaaaatcagctctcttaacggagatgccttgggcttccctgcctggcctccagctcctcctccacgtatgctcctataggacctgggtcacatttcccagtcccacgtggggtcttcagctacctcagggtgtcttggaggcagtgcccacctctgtgtgggcaactgaatcaacccccaaatgaagacTTTAGGTGcacaatggcatatcactatgggcctccaagtgccagaccccaagtgaggcccggagcacaggggtgtcaagaggcccaagtcacacccaagtaaaacaaaatgactcctattttcaagaaggaattaaaggaggactcagggaaagacaggttggtcagcctcacctcagcctccactaaggtgaaggagcagctaatcctgtcaaccatttccaggtacaggaaggacaagagagtcaTCAGAAGCAGTCTGGCTTCACGAAGGGGAAGTCatttttagctgaccttataaccttctccaatgacatgactggcttggtagatgaagagagaggagtggtgatttgcctgtatttcagaaaatctttcagcactgtccccctatgatatcgtcatatagaagctgttaaaatctggactggatgagaagaaagagaggtggactgaaaacttgcaggcctagagagtggcaatcagtggcatgaagtctaaccatccactgcaggtttttctcctccagggtcctgcctccagccacaaaggcctgggagaacacagagtcaaagaagccattgagtacctcagccctacctgctcctactctaatgaagctcagcagcaggctcacattacacctctacattcttttaatgaagcagtatcagctcatcttgcagcccttaccatcctctgcaagtatcaagactacgggagctttggctttgtcgtcattctcacatccacggacgaggtttctaaattcctcctttgcatcttcccctgtttccaactcctgtgttctgcctttctgctctggaactcaaacagctcacgtcctcatcctcctgagaagaatgcttctcttcatgggtgttcagatagagcattcttgtcctccgaggaggctgtaagccttatcagatttcctgagctccttccccctgcagagctgcttcccaccacaccaccggtatcagtctcccaggtatgtcaaagtcttcttctctggacttcacccgtctgtactccactgctggccttcctcactcctggcacctgggacctcaccattctctggtcactacaaccaaggcacacgctgatgatcacatccccagtcagctcttccttgttggccggggccaggtcctggtgagcatcacccttctcagcccacttggcagctgtgttaacaagttgtcccaagatcctcccgactgctggcaccctgtttacttgcctggctgaggaatgccagggcagttactgtcccccatgggaacctgctcattgacctgagacttcctcgggttgcacacagaagacttcttctgcttcctcaccctgatcaagtagtttgtaacttccaacacaatgtcactcttgctgacttctcctctcaacctcacacacaaaagctaaccaaacacgttactcagcttctagaggagctccatatatccaagctgatccctcacacacagagcatccccctggtagtcatcctctctgttacttcctgcggctgagcctgtatctttctgttgcatcaccctagctcagataattgtcccaccacatctcaagtaatccaaaaacttggtagtgctgtgacaagtcattgggcttcagctcctcctgcccgtgctccagctcctcctggccatgcacattcgggttgcaacatctcagctgtcgcaccaaggtagagcgcaggctgctcacagggaaagctgagctctgctcctgaccagaagaccactgtagattgagcagttcgtgctgtgctgcatagatcgctcagcagcaggacaacctcagcagctcattgtcacagtggagcctgcaggcagctcccactcggtactgaccattccaccacctgagtggccttgtctctatctaacggtgtagcaagaagttctcatgagaacatcctttctgttgggtttagagaCGATGAATAGAGCAGTTACCTTGcaaagaaatacaagaagaggttgaatgactgaaatgagacaatcttttctatggagggggtctgcaaggcatgctgcgtgtgggtgggggtacctgttgatgccacatcacccaggcgtacaaccacctaaaaggaagaaagactgcctatactattctctccttacaatcttcatcctaacagcacattacctcacagaatcagagtatctttcttaattggcatcctaactgacaagcacctcccggtaaaaaactctcgaggcatacatagatgcagtgcctctgctcccacggactggtaaggctgtagtctgcaaaagtaaccactggcctgatccccatccaccgctgtctgttctccagactcctgcctcaaagcttaaagtcctgggagaccttgctggcagtaactgaggcaaagcggtcatagactatgtgagatctatctagacctcctcttattaaattcagcagtggtcccaccctctctctctctttcttctttaactgttcctaatgtagcacagctcattttggtgcccgttgcattaccttttcagtttcaattcagttaaggattaatgcttaaataataaggattttagctgggcctggaggaggctgtccttgaggacaagctgtatccaggcacactgtgaaaaggattgttctgttccttgactgtgtcatcatggctgtgcgcaatgcctgcagctactggataggcgagggacagaccttgcctctctgatgacatctgatgaccgatgcctctgactgaaggcatcagtcaatgtcactgaggcaccaaatcacactcattgtgatggcatctggggtgacctttcacacataccccgcccaatatgagaattggttttcagcaggtcctctgctgtccctgcaagccctggcatctcaggtagctctgtgggcctggatttgaacatgaaattgaggagctgccctgaattctttAAAGCAACCAGGGGAAGAACACgaaactgccaatgtagtcaatagagacctagtaaatagagacaaaggtgaagagagagactgagctcttcctatggcccacgacctgaatcattcaggtgaatgcctgtgtcggtcaccctgaacataatgagtagggacaggttcggttgcccttattttgggcatcagctgtcatttctgttggccaaaggaaatagccagcagcctctaagaggatgcccccagatgttgccctgtctcgacaaactgctccatttgtacctgcacatatcttagaccacctctggtatctcacatgccaccagacatttgcacctgaacccctccgtcctggcctccatctccattaattagcatgggagttgtgcatttaatgcccacctgaaaagaagcaagaggaatcccacctcctgtggggttgtggcaggcactgggggagcggaatcccctttgagtcccagggctacagacgcaagatgggatgtctcatttgactcatctgattcccttccctcagcaggggtgaaggacatccctgcctgtcctgcactggctgtcctgcctaaagatgggacaaggaaagatgatccttggagctagctcttttggtgacaggagaaacaccactttggaaattaaaagatttcctctctctccgtagTTGATGGAGGAAACATTAGTAATTGCTTTGActagtttcaaagcaagttgtcctggagaccaaaagacatctcaagggagcccagagtagggagaagtggtgccttgggctggtcctgtgctgctgagctgggctgggctcctgggatggagggagatcacagcaggtgaggagggttgcagacagtgagctcttgcccaggagcagctcctctacaaagcacagcagggctgagggcactgcctgcaggcagcgaggggagaggagcgaggcagagagaggttaaaagcactgtgaagtggaaggatgctgagagctcactgcaggcaggaatcttttcagcctttcacacagtaagtctctgcatgcaggacaatgtgtctgcactttgtggaaagatctcctcaagctggaacaccccaaagcgtacggcatgatgtaccatgaggaatatcacagtttgtgtcttattgaagatgaggacgtgctgcaaaggagtgattgcctgctgcaccctcagagggacaggccatgacagctgccttctcccaaggacggctg
Coding sequences within:
- the LOC142363055 gene encoding olfactory receptor 14C36-like; the protein is MPQSFFTPGSHAQRKHLSNSSSITQFLLLAFADTLELQLLHFWLFLGIYLAALLGKTLIITSVACDNHLQTPMYFFLLNLSLLDLASISMTVPKAMANLLWDTRTISYAGCAAQLFLVSFLVVAEHCLLTIMAYDRYIAICKPLHYRTLLGSRACVHMAVAAWSSGFLNSLLHTVNTFSIPLCHGNAVDQFFCEIPQILKLSCSHSYLREVGLLGFSVSLSFGCFVFIVLSYVQIFRAVLRIPSAQGRYKAFSKCLPHLAVVSLFFSTAVFAYLKPPSISSPLLDLVITVLYSVVPPAMNPFVYSMRNQELKDALKKQIQSVVFQQQ